From the genome of Brienomyrus brachyistius isolate T26 chromosome 8, BBRACH_0.4, whole genome shotgun sequence, one region includes:
- the gli1 gene encoding zinc finger protein GLI1, translating to MPEGMQPHQGLCHYESPPHQPSRGLAPSGRPTYSDISTLRALPHNGQPQDGRTLYPLTPSMTPGSCMDPYMRPMHGHPSNGMLGHRGMQAADGGNTGSCCSQNTLMSHNSFSLGQPGSESMGAGDGSRFSTPRSMLRLSKKRALSISPLSDTSVDLQTVIRTSPNSLVAFVNSRCGPNSAGSYGHLSVGTMSPSLGYSSSGTYQPRPQGNTFNSGTPLGHPHGPCHPAPPRLVPHNPRVHVSPKHCHMKTEPVMGSVMDNLSGKGLDDRSEGDVASPSSTSTQDPLLGLLEGREELDKEDGKPEPEAVYETNCHWESCSKEFDTQEQLVHHINNEHIHGEKKEFVCHWQDCSREQRPFKAQYMLVVHMRRHTGEKPHKCTFEGCHKAYSRLENLKTHLRSHTGEKPYVCEHEGCNKAFSNASDRAKHQNRTHSNEKPYVCKIPGCTKRYTDPSSLRKHVKTVHGPEAHITKKHRGDMGPRAPGSMLPSSGQCSELHLEKEEGRREDCKLLAPEVSLKSQPSPGGQSSCSSERSPLGSANNNDSGVEMNANPGGSLEDLTALEDGGVGGAEAGGLIGMSGMGMSAQALKRLENLKIDKLKQIRRPTPPGGRGGTCNNKLPALTAPGDLLGMCPPPSMLSNRRVMELSNPEAGGIPGGMACPPNDRRGSGTSSLSSAYTVSRRSSMASPYLSSRRSSEGSQVGGLPGQSQSDPLSPGTGRRTGPCREGGGLPGLPNLTPAQHYSLKAKYAAATGGPPPTPLPCMEQPPPPRAVGGFMSEFQGQPMPPFLHQGAPRRHSTNTEYGTGVMYPHQAPGNGVRRASDPARSGGEPPPLPRVQRFSSLSDVAAAAGRRGGVGLQHGGSDGAVARRMYSPRPPSISENVLMEAMAVEMASGEGPYGAFQQGPSTALSPGHEGTGCSEQVYHIPGHYQRRHGGVGAIRGGPLGQAEVGQAEAASNSLLQQAEYSMSTCQLSPSGPQFTSRVQIGEGMATPWGDPGRPAVDQPPLQYQGHGMQVTPGPHYGQPGAFRNPSSSQKPAIKPEQHYHPSLAGPNSCQNQGPAQAYGQQQPSHSSCEIQPPLDSQQHPGSYPGSGGLSLGCTGAPLGDGHRSQTPMMQVKEMMVRNYVQSQQALMWEQQQEQGDPDLASIAGKTLQQPGLADSMQMGGHIPMMQHSPQHQSQGLYPGTGYPAYPNQNLMSPGPAQPKDALLSPCYGPNTPIPRPPQGRKPLSRQNSLSQQSGPGYLASPPNLSPASSSVSPRRGVRLPPMQQQLQADSSAMYYSGQIHLQPDLNKQLAQQAAQTGTCLNQPTLGVLETEARSASLSYPEPAPMSNALDNLDLENAQIDFAAIMDDPDTASYSPLPPLQGPNPSSSQTSSRLTTPQTSLSLSAGLSNMAVGDMTSMLTSLAGENKYLNTLT from the exons ATGCCAGAGGGCATGCAGCCGCACCAAGGGCTGTGCCACTATGAGTCTCCACCTCACCAGCCATCCAGAGG CTTGGCGCCGTCGGGAAGACCAACATACAGCGACATTTCCACGCTGCGGGCACTGCCACACAACGGGCAGCCCCAAGATGGCCGCACCTTGTACCCCCTGACCCCTAGCATGACCCCAGGCTCGTGCATGGACCCCTACATGCGGCCCATGCACGGCCACCCCTCTAATGGCATGCTGGGGCACCGCGGCATGCAGGCCGCTGATG GAGGTAACACTGGGTcttgctgcagccagaacaccCTGATGTCCCACAACAGCTTCTCTCTGGGCCAGCCGGGCTCTGAGAGCATGGGGGCCGGCGACG GGTCCCGCTTTTCCACGCCACGCTCCATGCTGAGGCTGAGCAAGAAGCGAGCACTGTCCATCTCGCCGCTGTCCGACACCAGCGTGGACCTGCAGACCGTCATCCGCACCTCGCCCAACTCGCTGGTGGCCTTCGTCAACTCGCGCTGCGGCCCCAACAGCGCCGGTTCTTACGGGCATCTGTCGGTGGGCACCATGAG TCCGTCTTTAGGTTACTCCAGCTCAGGAACCTACCAACCCAGGCCGCAAGGGAACACGTTCAACTCGGGCACTCCCCTGGGGCACCCGCATGGACCGTGCCACCCAGCTCCTCCTCGGCTGGTGCCTCACAATCCAAGGGTCCATGTCTCTCCAAAACACTGTCAC ATGAAGACCGAGCCGGTAATGGGCAGCGTGATGGACAACTTGAGCGGGAAGGGCTTGGACGACAGGTCAGAGGGTGACGTGGCCAGTCCATCCTCCACTAGCACCCAG GACCCGCTCCTAGGGCTCCTGGAGGGTCGCGAGGAGCTGGACAAGGAGGACGGCAAGCCTGAGCCAGAGGCGGTCTATGAAACCAACTGCCACTGGGAGAGCTGCAGCAAGGAGTTCGACACCCAGGAGCAGCTGGTGCAC CACATCAACAACGAACACATCCACGGAGAGAAGAAGGAGTTTGTGTGCCACTGGCAGGACTGTTCGCGGGAACAGCGCCCCTTCAAGGCGCAGTACATGCTGGTGGTACACATGCGGAGGCACACGGGCGAAAAGCCACACAAGTGCACG TTCGAGGGCTGCCACAAGGCCTACTCACGCCTGGAGAACCTGAAGACCCATCTGCGCTCGCACACCGGCGAGAAGCCGTACGTCTGCGAGCACGAGGGCTGCAACAAGGCCTTCTCCAACGCCTCGGACCGCGCCAAGCACCAGAACCGCACGCACTCCAACGAG AAGCCGTACGTGTGCAAGATCCCGGGCTGCACCAAGCGTTACACGGACCCAAGCTCCCTGCGGAAGCACGTGAAGACAGTGCACGGACCAGAGGCTCACATCACCAAGAAGCATCGGGGTGACATGGGTCCCAGGGCACCCGGCTCCATGCTGCCCTCCAGTGGCCAATGTTCAGAACTGCACCTGGAGAAAGAGGAAGGCCGTAGGGAGGACTGCAAACTGCTGGCTCCGGAAGTTTCCCTG AAGTCCCAGCCAAGCCCTGGGGGACAGTCGTCTTGCAGTAGCGAGCGTTCACCACTGGGGAGCGCCAACAACAACGACAGCGGAGTGGAAATGAACGCCAATCCCGGAGGCAGCCTGGAGGACCTGACGGCCCTGGAGGACGGGGGAGTGGGCGGGGCTGAGGCCGGTGGTCTCATCGGGATGTCGGGAATGGGGATGTCGGCCCAGGCACTGAAGCGGCTGGAGAATCTGAAGATAGACAAGCTGAAGCAGATCCGCCGTCCCACGCCACCCGGAGGACGTGGCGGGACCTGCAACAACAAGCTGCCTGCGCTCACAG CTCCTGGAGATCTACTTgggatgtgcccccccccatccatgctGTCAAACCGGCGTGTGATGGAACTGTCCAATCCAGAGGCGGGGGGCATCCCGGGGGGCATGGCCTGCCCACCCAACGACAGGCGTGGCAGCGGCACCAGCAGCCTGAGCTCCGCCTACACCGTGAGCCGCCGCTCCTCCATGGCCTCCCCATACCTTTCCAGCCGCCGCTCCAGTGAGGGGTCCCAGGTGGGCGGTTTGCCGGGCCAGAGCCAGTCAGATCCCCTGTCCCCAGGGACGGGCCGCAGGACGGGGCCATGTCGCGAGGGCGGGGGCCTGCCGGGCCTCCCCAACCTCACCCCGGCGCAGCATTACAGCCTGAAGGCCAAGTACGCCGCAGCCACTGGTgggccacctcccactcccctgCCCTGCATGgagcagccgcccccccccagggccGTGGGGGGCTTCATGTCGGAGTTCCAGGGCCAGCCAATGCCACCATTCCTCCACCAGGGCGCCCCCCGCAGGCACAGCACCAACACCGAGTATGGCACCGGGGTCATGTACCCCCACCAGGCACCGGGCAATGGCGTGCGGCGCGCCAGCGACCCCGCCCGTTCTGGAGGCGAGCCGCCACCCTTGCCTCGGGTCCAGcgattcagcagcctcagtgacGTGGCGGCGGCCGCTGGCCGGCGAGGGGGGGTCGGGCTGCAGCACGGCGGCTCAGACGGCGCTGTCGCCCGCCGCATGTATTCGCCTCGGCCACCCAGCATCTCCGAGAACGTCCTGATGGAGgccatggctgtggagatggcgTCCGGCGAGGGCCCGTATGGCGCCTTCCAGCAGGGCCCGTCTACGGCGTTATCGCCCGGCCATGAGGGCACTGGCTGCTCTGAGCAGGTCTACCACATACCAGGGCACTATCAGCGCCGGCACGGGGGTGTGGGCGCCATCAGGGGTGGCCCTTTGGGGCAGGCGGAGGTGGGGCAGGCCGAGGCAGCCTCCAACAGCCTCCTGCAGCAGGCCGAGTATAGCATGAGCACCTGCCAGCTGAGCCCGTCTGGGCCACAGTTCACCAGCCGGGTCCAAATAGGAGAGGGCATGGCCACCCCCTGGGGAGACCCCGGACGGCCTGCCGTGGACCAGCCGCCCCTGCAGTACCAGGGCCATGGGATGCAAGTGACACCAGGGCCCCACTACGGCCAGCCCGGCGCGTTCAGGAACCCCTCTTCAAGCCAGAAGCCGGCCATCAAGCCCGAGCAGCACTACCACCCATCCTTAGCCGGCCCAAACTCCTGCCAGAACCAGGGTCCGGCCCAGGCCTATGGGCAGCAGCAGCCAAGCCATTCCAGCTGCGAGATCCAGCCTCCGTTAGACTCCCAACAGCACCCGGGCTCCTACCCTGGCTCAGGGGGGCTGAGCCTGGGCTGCACCGGGGCCCCCCTGGGCGACGGTCACCGCTCCCAGACGCCCATGATGCAGGTGAAGGAGATGATGGTGCGGAATTACGTGCAGTCgcagcaggccctgatgtgggaGCAGCAGCAGGAACAAGGCGACCCAGACCTCGCTAGCATTGCCGGGAAGACCCTCCAGCAGCCCGGCCTGGCGGACAGCATGCAGATGGGTGGGCACATTCCCATGATGCAGCACAGCCCCCAGCACCAATCTCAGGGCCTCTACCCCGGCACTGGCTACCCAGCCTACCCCAACCAGAACCTGATGAGCCCGGGCCCGGCGCAGCCCAAAGACGCCCTCCTGAGCCCCTGCTACGGCCCCAACACACCGATTCCGCGCCCCCCCCAGGGCCGGAAGCCTCTGAGCCGTCAGAACAGCCTGTCTCAGCAGTCCGGGCCGGGATACCTGGCTAGCCCGCCTAACCTCAGCCCAGCCAGCTCCTCAGTGAGCCCCCGCAGAGGGGTGCGCCTCCCCCCTATGCAGCAGCAGCTCCAGGCCGACAGCAGCGCCATGTACTACTCGGGCCAGATCCACCTGCAGCCGGACCTGAACAAGCAGCTGGCCCAGCAAGCCGCCCAAACCGGAACCTGCCTCAACCAGCCGACTCTGGGGGTCCTGGAGACCGAGGCCAGGTCGGCCTCCCTCTCCTACCCGGAGCCGGCACCCATGTCCAACGCCCTGGATAACCTGGACTTGGAGAATGCGCAGATCGACTTCGCCGCCATCATGGACGACCCCGACACAGCGTCatacagccccctccccccactgcagGGTCCTAACCCATCCTCATCCCAGACCTCCTCACGTCTCACCACGCCACAGACCTCCCTCAGCCTCTCCGCCGGGCTCTCCAACATGGCTGTGGGTGATATGACCTCCATGCTGACCTCCCTGGCTGGGGAGAACAAGTACCTGAACACGTTAACTTAG